The region CTTATTCATGACTGTTTGTATATATAATCATATTTATCAAAATTGACCTTGTACTTATTAAATGTTGCCTTCTTATACTGGTAAAATGTATGGATTAATGAATTTTCATGTTTTTTCCTTCTcaggaaaaatatttttttctcaGGTCCTACGACAAGATATTGACCCCATTAATTATGGAATATGTGAAAGATGATCTTCGATATACTAAAATTGGAGGAGTATATGAAAAGAAACAAGTTGAAGGTTGGAAATTAATCGCTACTAAGGCAGAAGCAATTCGTGTTGGAGAAATAATGAACCGTGGTTCTTACAGAAAAAGTGAAGAGAAAATCAGGTGACAAGATAATTTTGGTTTTTTCGTATGATAATAGCACCATATGATTTTACACATTTTTGTGTGGTTTTAATGCAGGGGAAGATTGATGATTTCAAAATAAAAAGAAGGCTCAGAGCGGAAGAAAATCAGAGACAAAAAGAAAAACTTAAATTAAAGGAAAATGTGGTTGAGTTTGTTGAACCCTCAACAAAATCAAAAAAATGAAAAAGGCCATACTGGTATAATCTGATATGGAATTGGAATTTGATAGTCCTTTTGTTTCGGGACATGACATTTTAAGTGATGAAAAAGGCGTCCAGGTAATGATTTCTAGTGTATGACAttgtattttttaaaaataatatcataaAGTCGTATCTGAAATGGTGTTGACCTTATTTTACTACTTTAGCGAAAAAAGAAAATTCAAAAGGAGAAGGATGTAATGATTAGACGAACAATTCGCTTTTCAATTAGAAATGCTCAAAAGGTAGATGTCTCAATTTATTTAAATTCTAtatgttttataaaaatatttgtaGAATGTATGCGTGGTTATCTGATTTTTTTTTCATGATGACTGGTGGGGAGAAATTACCACCTACCTTAGAACAACAACTAGTCCCTCTTCAACACCCTCCACTGCCTCTACCCCCCAATACCTGTTGATTTTACCACGTTAAAAAGGGTTTCGTATAATCAAGAAATTGGTACGATGGAGGCTTACTCGGAAGTGCAAAAACAAAAAATGGAAATGAAAGAGTAAGAAACACATTCCAATGTTGTGAATATCTTGGAATCTCATCACATTACCAATGACGAGTGtatttgagacataatttttaatttataattactgGTTTTATTCGAGTAAATTCTTGATTAAGTGAAATAATTCGTCTATACTTTCATAGGTGAAAGTAGTACATAAATTCAAAAGCTCAGAGGACATACGAAAATAAATGATATCATCACGTGGAAGCTTGAGGATAATCCATTTGTCTAGTTAAATTCTTAATTCCAGTCTCATTAAAAAAAGATAAATTAGTTAATGAAGTGAGTAGTTTATTGGAGACGATAGCTCTTTTATACATTGTAGTTTATTTCAATAATTGATCTAAAGTTCTAGAGGAAGAAAAAAATGGATGCAGGGAGTATGTAAGGTAAAAagcattatttttatttttcattgACCAGTTGATTTTTTCATTATATTTGTAAAATGAACTATTGGTTATTTATTTAGTATatcaataaattatatttttaattaattagtgGACTAAAAAAAGTATTATTCCTAAGGAAGGTATATATTGGGTGTTGAACACCTTTGATGACAATTAGAGGTTGTATAAAAGCCGTTAAGTTGAATTGCTTTAAGAAGTTCAATAATGACATGTACCATATAAACAGCAAGCCTGTAAACATTCTAATGGAATAATTCACGGTGCTGCTGAAGTATTGGACTGATGAAGATGTGCAGAACAAAGTTGAAAAATGTAAACAATTATAAAATGCTGAGTGATACTCATATTGTCGGGCATACAGTTTTGCCTAACTTCGCAGTACAATGATATGCTAAGCCCTTGATCATTTTTTTACGAATTAAGTTCATTTCTTTATGAATGGTAATTCTATATTTTTTACCTTAGAATAACTAGTAGCGCTATTATGTTGTGTTATGGCGGGATTATGATCATAGATGAGACATGTCCATATTTTGTGAAAGCTGTTCCTATGCAGATTGATAAGgtaaaaagaaaataaagaagttGGGGGATGTTCAAATTTTGGTCGGCGACATGGTTTGTGAAGTTGGATCACAGGTTAGCGACTCATCTCTAAAAGGTAGCGAACTTGGCAATTTTCTTGTTGGACCTAAGTTAATGTCTACAAGGGTTGGAGGCGCTGCTGGAACTCAAGTCAGGATGGATTTGATGTGTGGCCGACTAAGCGTCTACACATGGTTATCAGGTTTTGGTgacaaaagggggagaaattgTGGAGGTTTATCTGATCAACTTATGGTAGTTGGTTGGGTTTTGCAGTGGAAGTAACCGCATACGAATTTGCATCCTTGGTTCATGGGCGTTGATTTTGCTACTTGGAGAAACGGACTTCTCAGAATTGTTGATGATTTTATGAGGACATCCAACTCAGGAGCTGTGGGAGGGTTTGTAAAACACTTAGACTGGATTGGAATTATAGATTTTGATTTGCTAGGCAGCCAAGTGAAATTGGGACCAAGCATCAGCAAGAGGCGACACGGACTAGTCGCCACGCGGCGACACTGAGTAGGCACCAGGCAGCGACACAGACTAGTCACCCGGAGGCGACTCAGATTGGGCGCTATGGCGACTCAAGATAAATTTGGTTGGCTGATTTATGTGTGGGCAACATTGAGCTGGGAGCTTAGCTTGGAGTCCAAAAATGACTAAGGGTTAAGTCAAAAACCTGGGCACGTGTGTGGCACATGGGAGATGATTTAtatatacattatatatatacatatgtgcTGGATTATGCACTAGTGGGTTGCTCGAATAACTACCTTGCAGTTGGGGCTCAAGGACTTGATggaaaattttgaatttgaagGCATTTGATTTCCAGAACTGCTTGTAACTCCCAGTAGTTGGAGCTGTTGGGGTTGTGTAGGCTGCTGGGGTTGCGATCAGGCTTTAGTATATATATAGATTTACATTTTATGAATATATAAGTATCATTCTGTACAAGTTCATATTATATTCTGCACTTGTACTATATTCTAGGAAGTAGGCAAAGTTTGTAAGTATATCTTGGGGTTGTATTCTTATATTGTTGATCAATAAAAGGTTGAGCATTCACCATGGTAAATCTGTTGTGTCTTTATATTTTCTTGGTAATTAGACACACTTGCACACACGATTATATCTTTATTGTGCATGAGTTTCATAGATACTGTTTTTGGATTGCTGGGTTGCTGGGCGACAACCTCTCGAGTAGGCTGACTACTTGGGCGTTTGGGCGACCGAGTGGATAGCACGAATAAGAAAATTCACGGTTGAAAATCTGACCGGTGACAACATCCATGGTCCAACTATGATTTTGGTACCGGGTGCCCCATGGCTGGAAATATGTTTAAGGCATGTTTGTTTCATGTCATTAAGTAGGGATGGGATTATCAATATTTTCAATCATATTAGATATTATTTAAagtaaattaaatttaaataagtGCTTGATGAGTTTCCAACCTTCCACATTTGATATTACTTTAACATTATATCTTTTGAATTATTGTTTACTCatattatatataggatatagtTTGGATATCTATTCtgtttataatattaaaaaattaatttgaaaCTGTCTATTTTATAAATTCGAAAATATGctttatttacaaaaatatgtagtaaattaaatttaaaaaaagtGTTTATGAGTTTTTAATCTTTGACCTTTGGTATTACTTTAACATTATCCCCCTTGAATTATCATTTACCcctgttatatatataatataatataattaggatacatattataattataatatttaaaaaataatttgaaacTCTATTTTATAAATTCTAATACATGCTCTAATTATAATAGGTTAAAATAAATTTCAAACTCCTCTACTTTGTAAATTAGAATAccttatttatttttaaaatcccAATATGTCCTCTTTATAATTTAGAATAACTATGTACTTTAAAtatgttaaaaaatattttaattatcaatATTTTCACTCCTATTATATGTAGGATATTGacattttaaattatatttaaagaAGTGATTGATCAGTTTCAAAAAGTAGTGTAAAATTAAGAATATAATTTATTTGTAGCCATGATCAGTACTATCAACATGAGAATTactttttttatttataaaaaaaatctaacATAACATAAATTGCTATATGAATCCAAGAAAAAATCTTAAcaacatgatttatatgcttAGAAGACATGTTTTCATACATCAAGAGGTGAACCAGTTACCCACTACAGGGTACCAACttaaacataatttttttattaatcaGAAGTGGACTCGCCACTTCTCTTCACATGCTTTTTGGCCCAGACTTGCTTCCCGCAAATGGAGTACTTGGTTTTTATTCCTGGAGGAGCTATGCGTGGAATGATAGAAGATGAACGGCAAACCATTCGAGCGTACAATGGTTGTTCATCACTGGATACATCTTGCATGTATATCCCTTCTATGAAATCACCAAAAATCCTGTGCAAAAAGGAAAACCATGTCAACATGCTTACTCACCACATAAATAGATATTTGCTAATTAAATATTATTGTAATTATACATTTGCATACATCTGGATgaattttgaatattttataCCTTGTAAAAAAATCTCGAATCTCGGATTCAGGAAGGTAGTAGCCTTTGGAGAATGTCAAAAAGATAGTTCGTTCTTCAGGTGCAACGTCAGGTTCATCCTCGCAACCATCCATCAGCTGCAATCCTCCAAAAATTTCACTTAAATCCGCATCAGGATTTTCCAATACACTGCGGAGCTGACTCGTATAGTTTATAGGAACCAAGTTTCCTCCAAACCCTAGTTGTGGAAACCCACCTACAACGTTTTGATACAAAGGAGGACGTGGCACCAAAACCTGATTAGTGTTATAACCAAACCACAACCTATCTCCTTGAACATCTACAAACTGACTATCACTTGTGAGTATATCTCTAAAGGCCCTAACACAAACTTCAGAAATTATACTCCGGACACTTTCAATGATCTTACTCCGTCTCTCACGAAAGTAGAGTAAGTTGATTTCACGAGAGCATAACATCTGAAGCAAACGTGGATTAAAGAATTCTTGACCTGAGTCATTGTTCTCCATCCACATAAAAAATTTAGCAATTTCATTAGCAAGTTGGTCAATCAAATGAAATGGCCAAGAAATAACTTTGTGGACAGCATTCTTGCTGTACCGGATTCTTTCCAGCCAGATCAAGAATGCCACCACAAACTTCGATTCATCAACGTTACGACCAAGTTTACCGACTAGCCTATAAAATAGAGTCCTATCGATGGTATGATAAAGATTAAAATGCTCGTTGCTAACATTTTTATCATCGAAATAGGAGTCTGGATCGTACAAAGCAAACCTATGTTTAAATTCATAGAATTCAAACTCGGTCTCCATTGCCATGACTTGAATATGGAGGAAGGGAAACTAAAAGTTTTGAGAGTTATTCAAAGAGGAAATGCAAAGGGTTTGTAGTGGTATGAATCAAACTTAGCGTAGGCGGCTCATATATAGTTGAGACTTGGTGTCAATAGGGTTTATTTCAAGGGGGGAGTCACAACCTGTTGGAGAGGCAGCATCTATTCAAAAATTTTAGGATTTTTtggtatgattttccaaccaACGGCTATGTTTAATTTTGCCATTGTTTCAATGTTTAATTTTGCCATTGTTTGTTTTGCATATGTCTGATATAGTTTATCCGGACATTTTAAGAAAATCTTTGACTTGATTAGAATAACAATATGCACATTTTCTTGGGAAAAAGATAAAAATTTGCATCTTTTATCTGTTTCTTTTTCcaagaataataataaaaatcgtataaaacaaatatataatattttcaattttatcTCTTCATAAACGTTTTCAAAGATATGATTCAACTACAAGTTTACTTGCAATGCATGGTAACTTTCAATATTTAAGTTTTTAATTTTGCAATAACATTTGTCATATGATTCTCTTAAAGAGCATGTAATTGTGACAATTTTATCCTTATGCATTATAAGGATATAATTTGACAATTTCATACATTACTCATACCACTTCTTTAAAACCTAATCAGATATAATTCGTTTGTTGGTATACTGTTCTCCAAATAAAACTAAATAATAAACACTATTATGTgctaaaaaattatattattggccgtacctaaaataaaattaaaagcaAACTACTTACAATTAGTTTAATTTGTTGGGTATATTGGATTTTAGACTTGAACAAAAAATAAATATTGTTGATTCAGATAAATGAAATTATATTATTGAAccagactaaaataaaataaaatacaaagatAATAAGTTACGTGTAATAGTGTGAGGCTAAAAccaagtaatatatatatatatataattcatcagagtaaattaaataatcttcaacctgtttaaaagaaaattaaaattaaaataaaatataaattaaaaaatttggTTGATGTAAAATAAAAGAAAACTAAATATGATTAATTGGATTTGGTCGACGTATAGTATTGATGTGTCATAAGGAAAAATTATGTCTATAATATTCATAGTATTTTACTAAAAAAATATAGAgacaaaataatataaaatattcaCTAAAAGAAATAGGGCCTTTACCCAACACCAAATCCGTCATTTTAAGGCAAAAACCGATCAGTACTCACGAGTAACGACCGAGTCAAGAAAGGTCGGATTAGTTACTTTTTGCGTAGAATTTTACGTTGACTAACGCAGACTAATGCCACGGCGGGTGCAAGATACGCGTCTGACCGCTTTCGAAGGAGATGGTCATTTTTCTTATGAATGGTAGGTATTGTCAGAATATGGTTGGTATTTAGGGCCCTGAAAATACCATTTTCGGTCGTTATTCTTGCAAGTCGTTGTGAATTGGCTGCCATTTTTTCTGACCACCGCCACTTCTGCCCTCACCACCAACATTTTTACCCCTACCACCATCATTCATGCCCCCATGTCCCTTGCCATGCGTGTTTTTATGGGTCTTTGATTCTTTGCTCGTGTCCCCCGCCAGCCTCTTACCTCTATCTTTTGTCATCAATGCCGAAATAATGACTAGGAAAGCTCTCATTATAATAACATACCAAAGTACATCCTAATTTGCACAATTACATTATACTTATATAGATAgcataaattaattttaaatttgcCACATTCGCACAAATAATACaactatttttgaaaattttcatATAAACACAAATATTATACGATAGATTCATAATTTGACATAGATATTGGCACCATGCGAACCAAATATTT is a window of Apium graveolens cultivar Ventura chromosome 11, ASM990537v1, whole genome shotgun sequence DNA encoding:
- the LOC141696331 gene encoding uncharacterized protein LOC141696331, whose translation is MAMETEFEFYEFKHRFALYDPDSYFDDKNVSNEHFNLYHTIDRTLFYRLVGKLGRNVDESKFVVAFLIWLERIRYSKNAVHKVISWPFHLIDQLANEIAKFFMWMENNDSGQEFFNPRLLQMLCSREINLLYFRERRSKIIESVRSIISEVCVRAFRDILTSDSQFVDVQGDRLWFGYNTNQVLVPRPPLYQNVVGGFPQLGFGGNLVPINYTSQLRSVLENPDADLSEIFGGLQLMDGCEDEPDVAPEERTIFLTFSKGYYLPESEIRDFFTRIFGDFIEGIYMQDVSSDEQPLYARMVCRSSSIIPRIAPPGIKTKYSICGKQVWAKKHVKRSGESTSD